The following proteins are co-located in the Candidatus Marinimicrobia bacterium CG08_land_8_20_14_0_20_45_22 genome:
- a CDS encoding methylation site containing protein produces MKNFFKNQAGFTLVELMIVIVIVGILAAVAVPIYQSNVSKAKMTECDAAMGTIRTALRVYYAGNSVYPTAASGTAVTEVLGLDITADDLTGKYFAASDYTLLSADSTYTITCTNALLTTPRTLDQAGTFGGGL; encoded by the coding sequence GAACTTTTTCAAAAATCAAGCAGGTTTCACACTGGTGGAACTGATGATCGTCATCGTCATCGTTGGTATTCTTGCCGCCGTTGCCGTACCGATCTATCAATCGAATGTCTCTAAAGCGAAAATGACTGAATGCGATGCGGCTATGGGCACGATTCGGACTGCTTTAAGAGTCTATTATGCCGGAAATAGTGTCTATCCGACAGCTGCTTCCGGAACGGCCGTCACAGAGGTATTGGGCCTGGATATTACTGCAGATGATTTAACGGGTAAGTATTTTGCCGCTAGTGATTATACACTATTATCAGCAGATTCGACCTACACAATCACATGCACGAATGCCCTTCTCACCACTCCGCGTACATTGGATCAGGCGGGTACTTTTGGTGGTGGTCTTTAA